In the genome of Pseudomonas sp. B33.4, the window CAAGAAAGAGCTGATCTGGGTGCCGTTTCTGGGGCTGGCGTGGTGGGCGCTGGATTACCCGTTCATGAAGCGCTACACCAAAGCGTTTCTGGCCAAGCACCCGGAACTGGCCGGCAAGGATCTGGAAATCACCAGACAGGCCTGCGAGCTGTTCAAGCGTCAGCCCGTGACCGTGGTGAATTATCTGGAAGGCACGCGCTACACCGCCGCGAAAAGTGCCGAGCAACAATCACCGTTCAACCACTTGCTCAAGCCCAAGGCCGGCGGCGTGGCGTTTGTATTGGCGGCGATGGGTGAACAGCTGGATGCGATTCTCGACGTCACCGTGGTTTATCCACAGGCGAAAATCCCGGGCTTCTGGGATTTGATCAGCGGCAACGTGCCGCGCGTGATCATCGACATCAAGACCCGTGAACTCGCCCCGGCGCTGTGGCAGGGCGATTACGAAAACGATCCGGTGTTTCGCGAGAAGGTCCAGAACTGGGTCAACCAGCTCTGGAACGAGAAAGATCAGCGCATCGCCGAACTGCGCAGCGAGCGCCGCTGAATCAGCTACCGGTGCCAGCGCCCCAGATGCTACCCAGACTTTGCAGCAGCGGGCCGCCAACGCCCTGGTCACCCAGATACTTGAGCAGCACCGGGGCAAACTGGCCGACCATGCCGCTGTCCATCCCCAACGCACCGAAGGCATTGTTCAGGTCATTGGTGTCCTTGACGTTGCCCAGGGCGTTTTCCAGACCGGCTGATTTACCGGACTGACCGAGCAACCCGCTCAACGCCGCCAGATTACCGCTACCGCCCGACAGCTTATCGATGCCCGGCACTTCCTTGGCCAACTGCGAATAATCGGTGCTGCTCAATTGGTTCTTGGCCAGGCCAAGCATGGCGCTGGTGCCGCCGACGGCTTGCTGCGGGGTAACCCCCAGACCGGTGACGGCTTGCAGCAGACCGGCGGTTTCCGAAGTCGGTGCGGCGGCGGTGGCCGCGTTGCCGCCCTGCATGCTCGAAGCCGCCTTGGTCACGTCATCCAGACTGAAACCGGCGAATACCGGGCTGGCCGCAAGGGTCATCAGTGAAGCCAAGGCAATACCGCGTGAAATCTTCATTCAGACATCCTCTTGCGCTGTGAGAACCACCCGTTGATTGGGCAGCGAAACTGCCGGTTTGACCGGGTATCCGCCGGCATGTTCCGGCGCGGCGCATCCATTTTCATCCGGTATGCGTATATAAAACGTGAAATCCCGGACACCCTCGCGATGAATGGCACAACCGCTGTCGCTGAACTAGCCTGTGAACAGTCCGAGTCTCGCCCTCGCGCGCTCACCCTTGCCTGGAGAGTGGTCATTTCCATCGCCGACGCCGATCAGCTGCGACAGTTGTTGGCCCAGTGTTCACTGGGTGATCGTCGCGCCTTCGAAACGCTCTATCGCAGCGTCGGCCCGCGCCTGCATGGCGTCGCGCTGCGCTTCATGGGCCGCGCCGATCTGGCCGAAGAGGTGCTGCAGGAAGCCTTCGTGCGCATCTGGAACAACGCCTCGCGCTACGAAGCGCACCTGTCGGCACCGCTGACCTGGATGATCAACATCACCCGCAATCAAGCCATCGACCAGTTGCGCAAACATCGTGACCGGCCATTGACCGATCTCGAACAGGACGCGCTGCCGGACGAAAGTCCCTCCGCTCACGACCAACTGAACAGCGCCCGCGAGGCTCAGACGTTGAACCGCTGTCTGGATACCCTTGAAAGCATGCAGCGCCAATCGATCACCGTGGCCTACTTCCAGGGATTGTCGTGCACGGAACTCGCCGAACACCTGGCCACACCACTGGGGACGGTGAAATCGTGGATCCGCCGTGGCATGGAACGTCTGCGCCGGTGCCTTGAATCATGAACTACCAGACCCCTGCCCTGCGCCGCGCCCTCGCCGCCGATTACGCCATCGGGTTGATGGCTGCGCCTGCGCGGCGGCGGTTTGAACAATTGCTGCTGGACGACGCGGTGTTGCGAGCTGAAGTGGCGCAATGGCAGGAAACACTGGTGAGTCTCACAGAATCTCTGCCGGAGCATCCGGTGCCCGATCGCGTCTGGCATGGCATCACCGCGCGGATCGAACCGCAAGTGCTGCATGTTCCCGAGAAGCGACCGTTCTGGAACTGGTTACGCGTCACCGCGGCACTGTGTTCGATCGTGGTGTTGGTCTTCCTCAGCTCGCTTTACAACCGCGACGACGCCCGCTACCGCGCCACGCTGCTGACAGCCGATGCGCAACCGGCGCTGAAGGTCGAGGCGCATGCGGATTATCTGCAAGTCGAGCCGCTGACGCTGGCGGCGGTTGATGCGGATCGTAGCCTGGAACTGTGGGCGATTCCGGCTGACGGCAAACCGATTTCCCTCGGCGTTATTCCGGCGGGTGGCAAAGGCAAGGTTGAGCTGAGCGAGGTGCAGAAAGCGTTGATCGGTAAACCGATTGCGCTGGCGGTCAGTCTTGAGCCTAAAGGTGGTTCGCCGACCGGACAGCCGACTGGGCAGGTGCTGTATCAAGGGACGTTGGCGACCCTTTGAAGCAAAGCCCCTCACCCTAGCCCTCTCCCAGAGGGAGAGAGGACTGACCGTGGGATATTTGCGCAATACACCGACTTGAAAGACTTGCGTTGAATCCATAGTCGACTCGATCTTTCAGGTCGATATACGACGCAAGACACCTCGGTCGGCCCCCTCTCCCTCGGGGAGAGGGCTGGGGTGAGGGTAGCTTTTGACTTTGCCTTCCCACAAAAAACGGCGACCCTGAGGTCGCCGTTTTGTATTGCGCTTAAGCCTTACGCCGCACTAAAAAACTTATGCGGATCAATCACAAACTTCTTCGGCACGCCCGCATCGAACTTCCCACAGGATCTCAATCCGCCGAAACAACCGAAGGCTGCGGTTTTTTTAGGTCATTAATTGCTTGTCGTGAAAATCAATATTTCAAAAAGAACTAGACACCTGTCAGATCTGACAGGTGTCTAGCGATCCGGGCTGGAATAGGCTGCTGGTGTGTCAATTGTTCGAAGAAAGCGAGGTGCAATTAACGGTCATTCAACGGGAGATACAGTGATGGAGAAGCAATGCAGTCCGCGCGATCAACTGCTCGAATCAGATGTCCCGCCGATCATCTTTTGCATCAGCCCGGACGATCCGATCATTAAATACATCAAAGCGGGGCAGAAGGTTACTTATGACCTTGTGCTCGGGGATAACGGTCAGTACTACGCAGTGGACATAAAACTGGCCCTGGACAAGGGCAAATCCAAACGCCCTGAAGTCTGTGCAGTTGTATAAATATTTAACCAATCAACGAAACAGGAAATACGGAAATGGCAGACAGAGAAACCGGTACAGTCAAATGGTTCAACGATGAAAAGGGCTTCGGTTTTATTACGCCTCAGGGCGGAGGCGATGATCTTTTCGTCCATTTCAAAGCCATCCAATCGGACGGATTCAAGAGTTTGAAAGAAGGTCAGACTGTTACTTTCGTTGCTGCAAAAGGACAGAAGGGAATGCAAGCGGAAGAAGTTAAGGTCGTGTAGAAAAACGCTCGATAAAAACGGCGCCTGAACGGCGCCGTTTTCGTATTTCTTAAAGCCTTACGCCGCACTGAACAACTTATGCGGATCAATCACAAACTTCTTCGGCACGCCCGCATCGAACTCGCCATACCCTTCCGGCGCCTGATCGAGACTGATCACTTGCACGCCCACCACTTCGGCGATGTTGATGCGATCCCACATGATCGCCTGCATCAATTGGCGGTTGTACTTCATCACTGGTGTCTGGCCAGTGTGGAAGCTGTGCGACTTGGCCCAGCCCAGACCGAAGCGAATGCTCAGGCTGCCCATTTTCGCGGCGGCGTCCACAGCACCCGGATCTTCGGTGACGTACAGGCCCGGAATACCGATTTTGCCGGCCACGCGGACCACGCCCATCAGCGAGTTGAGTACCGTGGCCGGTGCTTCCGATTTCGCGCCGTCATGGCCGTGACCGCGGGCTTCGAAACCGACGCAGTCCACTGCGCAATCCACTTCCGGCTCGCCGAGCAGCGCGGCGATCTGTTCGTGCAGCGGTGCATCTTTCGACAAGTCGACGATCTCAAAACCCTGCGCCTTGGCGTGGGCCAGGCGGATGGTGTTGACGTCGCCGATGATCACCACCGCCGCACCCAACAGACGCGCGGAAGCGGCAGCCGCCAGACCGACCGGGCCGGCGCCGGCAATGTAAACGGTGCTGCCCGGGCCAACGCCCGCAGTCACCGCGCCGTGGTAACCGGTCGGAAGGATGTCGGAGAGGCAGGTCAGGTCGCGGATTTTCTCCATGGCCTTGTCGCGGTCCGGCAGTTTCAGCAGGTTGAAATCGGCGTACGGCACCAGCACGTATTCGGCCTGGCCACCGGTCCAGTCGCCCATGTCGACATAACCGTAAGCGCCGCCGGCACGGGCCGGGTTGACGGTCAGGCAGACGCCGGTGTGTTGCTCTTTGCAGGAGCGGCAGCGCCCGCATGCGACGTTGAACGGGACAGAGACCAGATCGCCGATTTTCAGGTTTTCGACGTCGGAGCCTTTTTCGATCACCTCGCCGGTGATCTCGTGGCCCAGCACCAGACCGGTCTGCGCCGTGGTACGGCCGCGCACCATGTGCTGGTCGGAGCCGCAGATATTGGTGGAAACCACTTTGAGAATGACCCCGTGCTCGATCTTGCGACCGCGCGGGTCCTGCATTTTCGGATAGTCGATTTTCTGTACTTCGACCTTGCCCGCGCCGAGATACACCACACCACGATTGCCAGACATGCTTTCACCTCGCTGTTGTTTTTATGGAACCGCGTTGCCCAGGCAGGCAGCGCGTTAAATGCTCGGGTTATTGCTTGTTGGTTTTGCGTTGTTTGTTATGGCCCTATCGCGAGCAGGCTCGCTCCTACATTGGAACGCGTACCCCTTGTAGGAGTGAGCCTGCTCGCGATAGCGATCTAGAGAACGACCGTGCGATTGGCGTTGAGAAACACCCTCCGCTCAATGTGATACCCAACCGCCCGCGCCAGCGTCAGGCCTTCGATATCGCGCCCCTTGGCAATCAGATCCTCAGGGTAATGACTGTGATCCACCGCCTCGACGCCTTGGGCAATGATCGGCCCTTCGTCGAGGTCGTTATTGATGTAATGCGCCGTCGCGCCCACCAGTTTCACGCCTTTGTTGTAGGCCTGGTGATACGGCTTGGCGCCCTTGAAACCCGGCAGCAACGAGTGATGAATGTTGATCGCCTTGCCATCGAGCTTGCGGCACAGCTCTGGTGACAGCACCTGCATGTAGCGGGCGAGGATCACCAGTTCGGCACCGGACTCTTCGATCACCTGCCACACCTGACGCTCCTGCGACGGTTTGTCGTTGGGGTCGAGGGGGAAATGGTAGTAGGGAATCTGGTGCCAGTCGGCCAGCGGTTTCAAATCCGGATGGTTGGAGACCACCGCCGCCACGTCCATCGACAACTGGCCGATGCGCTGACGGTAGAGCAAGTCGTTGAGGCAGTGATCGGCTTTGGAAACCATGATCACCACTTTCGGCCGGTAGTTCGGCGCGGTCAGTTCGAAGATCATGCCGAAGGCCTGACCGCGTTCGGCTAAGCCGGCGCGGAAGGATTGTTCGTCGAAACCGTCGGGCTGGCGGAATTCCACGCGAATGAAAAAGCGTCCGGAGAGGCGGTCATCGAACGAATGGTGCTCGGTGACGTAGCAACCCTGCTCGAACAGAAAACGCGTCACCGCGTCCACCGTGCCGAGGACGCTGGGGCAGTCGGCGGTCAGAATCCATGTGTCTGGGGCGCGGCTCATGGTGCGGTGACTCCTGTTCTTTGTGCGGGGTGTCAGGTTTTTCCCTCACCCTAGCCCTCTCCCAGAGGGAGAGGGGACTGACCGAGGTGTTGTTTCGAACTACGCCGACCTGAAATGTCGGGTCGAACTCAGGCTCGAAAACTACACAAATCTGCTCCCTTTCCCCCTCTCCCCTCTGGGGGAGAGGGCTGGGGTGAGGGGGTAGCTCTTGATCTTTTTCAGGCCTGAACGCTCAACCCGTACTCAGCCGATGCATCCTGCAACCACAACCACCAGTAATCTGAGAAGCTGCGGCGAATCAGCAATTCCCAAGTGTCCTCCGCCGTATGCCGAATCATCAGCTGCGACTTGGCGAACACCGTGCCGACCGCTTTCCCGACCGGGAAGTTGTTCGGGTGCACGTCATAGCTGGTCGACTTCATCAGCACCTGACGCACGTTCGGCCCGCTCAGTTCGAGCACTTGCTGGCCGCCACTGACGTTGACGATCGCGATGTGCAGATCGCCCAGCGCTTCACGCAGATTCTGTTCGGCGGCGAATTCTTCACCGCTCGGCACGATCAGCAGCCACTCGTCCGGGCCCATCCATTGCAGACTGGTTTCGCCTTTGACGATCACGCTAAGGGCGCCTGGCAATTCGATGCCCAGGGCCTTGTGGACACCGGCGGCGAACGCGGCATCGTGGCCATCGCCACGGATGGTCAGGTGGCCGAGGAGTTTCTTTTCACGCACGATCACGCCGGCGTTCTTGCGGCCCTTGCCGACCAGGCTGGCGAGGTCGGCATGGTGCAGCGACGACTCGGCCTTGGCCCCGGTGGTCGGGCGTTGTTGGTACACGTTGGCTGTGGTCATAAAGCACCTTTGCTGAATTCTGACTTGAGCCCTGTGTAGGCAGATCTACCGCTATCGCGAGCAGGCTCACTCCTACAAGGGGTACGCGATCACCTGTAGGAGTGAGCCTGCTCGCGATGAAGTCAACGCGGTGCAACTGCACTCCCCAGGAGCCGAACCATCAAATATTCTGGCGATCCCCCTTCGGATCGAAGAACACCGAAGAAACGATTTCCGCCTCGATCACGCTGCCATCGGCCAGCGGTGCAAACACCCGCTCCCCGAGGCGCTTCAGACCGCCCTTGACCACACCCATGGCAAACGAATAACCGAGGGAGTTGTGTGCGTAGCTGGAGGTCACGTGGCCGACCATGGTCATCGGGATCGCCTGTTTGGTGTTAAACACCAGTTGCGCACCTTCCGGCAGCCACACGTTCGGATCGATCGGCTTCAGACCGACCAATTGCTTACGTTGATCCTTCACGCAGTCTTCACGGTTCATCCCACGCTGGCCGATCCACGAGAACGGTTTGGTGCGACCGACACACCAGCCCATGTTCAAGTCGTCCGGGGTCATCGAGCCGTCAGTGTCCTGACCAACGATGATGAAACCCTTCTCGGCGCGCAGTACGTGCATGGTTTCGGTGCCGTACGGGGTCAGGTTGTATTGCTTGCCGGCCTCGACGATTTTCTCCAGCACGCCCATCGCGTAGTCGGCCTGCACGTTGACTTCGTACGACAACTCACCGGTGAACGAAATGCGGAACACCCGCGCCGGCACGCCGCCGACCAGACCTTCTTTCCAGGTCATGAACGGGAAAGCTTCGTTGCTCAGATCAATGTCGGTCACGGCGCTGAGCAGCTTGCGGCTGTTCGGCCCGGACAGGGTCATGGTTGCCCAGTGGTCGGTGACGGAAGTGAAGTAAACCTTCATGTCCGGCCATTCGGTCTGGTGGTACAGCTCCAGCCATTGCAGCACGCGAGCCGCGCCGCCGGTGGTGGTGGTCATGACGAAATGGTTGTCGGCCAGACACGCCGTCACACCGTCGTCGAAGACCATGCCGTCTTCTTTGCACATCAAACCGTAGCGAGCCTTGCCCACGTCGAGCTTGGTCCAGGCGTTGGTGTACACGCGGTTGAGGAACTCGCGGGCATCCGGGCCTTGAATGTCGATCTTGCCGAGGGTCGAGGCATCGAGCAGGCCGACGCTGTCACGCACGGCTTTGCATTCACGCTTGACGGCGGCATGCAGGTCTTCACCGTTTTTCGGGAAGTACCATGGACGTTTCCACTGACCGACGTCTTCAAATTCCGCACCGTTTTTCACATGCCAGGCATGCAGCGCGGTATGACGCACCGGCTCGAATATGTGCCCACAGTGACGACCGGCCACGGCGCCGAAAGTCACCGGCGTGTAGTTCGGGCGGAACATCGTGGTGCCCATCTGCGGGATGGTCACGTTCAGCGAACGGGCGGCAATGGCCAGACCGTTGACGTTGCCGAGCTTGCCCTGATCGGTGCCGAAGCCCAGCGCGGTGTAGCGTTTGACGTGCTCGACCGACTCGAAACCTTCGCGGGTTGCCAGTTCGATCGCTGCAGCGGTCACGTCGTTCTGCAGGTCGACGAATTGCTTCGGTGCCCGTGCGGTGTTCTTTTCATGTGGCACCTGGAACAGCGCCAGCGTCGGTTCTTCGTGACGGCTCAGGGCTTTCGGCAGCACGCCTTCGACGGTCTGGAAACCGGCTTCAGCGGCGGCACGCACGCCACCTTCAAAACCGTCAGCCAACGAATCGCCAAGACCGTAAACGCCGTTGATGCCACCGACGCACACACGTTTCTGCGGTGCTTCGCCCGGTACGAAACCGAGGATGTCTTCGCGCCAGGTCGGCTTGCCACCAAGGTGCGAAGCCAAGTGAACGACCGGGCTGTAACCGCCGGAACTGGCAACCACATCGCAGTCGAGCCACTCGCCAGGACTGGTCACAGCGTGCGCTTTAACATCAATCGCCGCCACGCGGGCAGCAGTCACGCGCTTGCTGCCACGGGCTTCGATCACGGCGCTGCCGGTGAGGATACGAATACCTTTGGCGCGCGCTTCTTCCACCAGCGCACCACGTGGATTGCTGCGCGCATCGGCGATAGCGACCACTTGCAGACTGGCATCGAGCCAATCCAAAGCGACGCGATAAGCGTGATCGTTGTTGGTCGACAGAACTAGCTTCTTGCCCGGTGCCACGCCATAACGACGGACGTAAGTCGACACCGCACCGGCAAGCATGTTGCCCGGCACGTCGTTGTTGCCGTAAACCAGCGGACGCTCGCAAGCACCGGTCGCCAGCACTACGCGCTTGGCGCGGACACGGTGAATACGCTGACGCACCTGACCGATTGGCGCACGGTCACCGAGGTGATCGGTGAGGCGTTCGTGAATAGTCAGGAAGTTGTGGTCGTGGTAACCGTTGACGGTGGCGCGCGGCAACAGCAGCACGTCCGGGGTGTTTTTCAGTTCCGTGATGACGTTCGCGACCCACTCCATCGCCGGCTTGCCGTCGAGGCTTTCACGGGAATCGAGCAGGCTGCCGCCGAACTCTTCCTGCTCGTCCGCCAGAATCACTCGGGCACCGCTGCGCGCAGCAGCCAGAGCAGCGGCGAGACCGGCAGGGCCAGCACCGACGATCAGCACGTCGCAGTGCTGGTTCATGTAGTCGTAAGTGTCCGGATCGACTTCGGTCGGCGAACGGCCCAGACCGGCAGCCTTGCGAATGTACTTCTCGTAGGTCATCCAGAACGACTGCGGATACATGAAGGTTTTGTAGTAGAAACCCGGCGGCATCAGCTTGCCGCCGACCTTGCCGAGAATACCCATCATGTCGTTGTTGACGCTCGGCCAGCCGTTGGTGCTGGTCGCAACCAAACCTTGATACAGCGCCTGTTGCGTGGCGCGCACGTTGGGGATTTGCGTGGCTTCTGTCGCGCCGATCTGCAGCACGGCGTTCGGCTCTTCAGCACCGGCAGCAAAGATCCCGCGCGGACGCGAATACTTGAAGCTGCGGCCAATGATGTCGACGCCGTTGGCGATCAGCGCGGCGGCCAGCGAGTCACCCTCGAAGCCTTTGTAGCTCTGACCGTTGAAGGTGAAGCTCAGCACTTTGTTGCGGTCGATCCGTCCACCGTTGGACAGGCGATTGGTCTGGCTCATACCTTCTCTCCCAGCGCCGTCGTGGCTGTTTTCGCCGTATCAGCCTTGTCGGTGAATTGCGGCTTGGTGCCGATCTTGTAGGTTTCGAGAATCTCGTAGGTCACGGTGTCGCGGGTGACGTTGAAGTACTGACGGCAACCGGCGACGTGATCCCACAGCTCGTGGTGCAGACCGCGCGGGTT includes:
- a CDS encoding acyltransferase; its protein translation is MRRLLTGCFVTLLLLLNTLILIGPLLVFALLKLVAPGRWRDYASWAVMWIAETWAEIDKLIFRLCIPTQWDIRGGEGLRGDTSYLVISNHQSWVDIPALIQTLNRRTPFFKFFLKKELIWVPFLGLAWWALDYPFMKRYTKAFLAKHPELAGKDLEITRQACELFKRQPVTVVNYLEGTRYTAAKSAEQQSPFNHLLKPKAGGVAFVLAAMGEQLDAILDVTVVYPQAKIPGFWDLISGNVPRVIIDIKTRELAPALWQGDYENDPVFREKVQNWVNQLWNEKDQRIAELRSERR
- a CDS encoding DUF2780 domain-containing protein codes for the protein MKISRGIALASLMTLAASPVFAGFSLDDVTKAASSMQGGNAATAAAPTSETAGLLQAVTGLGVTPQQAVGGTSAMLGLAKNQLSSTDYSQLAKEVPGIDKLSGGSGNLAALSGLLGQSGKSAGLENALGNVKDTNDLNNAFGALGMDSGMVGQFAPVLLKYLGDQGVGGPLLQSLGSIWGAGTGS
- a CDS encoding RNA polymerase sigma factor, with the translated sequence MNGTTAVAELACEQSESRPRALTLAWRVVISIADADQLRQLLAQCSLGDRRAFETLYRSVGPRLHGVALRFMGRADLAEEVLQEAFVRIWNNASRYEAHLSAPLTWMINITRNQAIDQLRKHRDRPLTDLEQDALPDESPSAHDQLNSAREAQTLNRCLDTLESMQRQSITVAYFQGLSCTELAEHLATPLGTVKSWIRRGMERLRRCLES
- a CDS encoding anti-sigma factor domain-containing protein; translated protein: MNYQTPALRRALAADYAIGLMAAPARRRFEQLLLDDAVLRAEVAQWQETLVSLTESLPEHPVPDRVWHGITARIEPQVLHVPEKRPFWNWLRVTAALCSIVVLVFLSSLYNRDDARYRATLLTADAQPALKVEAHADYLQVEPLTLAAVDADRSLELWAIPADGKPISLGVIPAGGKGKVELSEVQKALIGKPIALAVSLEPKGGSPTGQPTGQVLYQGTLATL
- a CDS encoding cold-shock protein, which produces MADRETGTVKWFNDEKGFGFITPQGGGDDLFVHFKAIQSDGFKSLKEGQTVTFVAAKGQKGMQAEEVKVV
- the fdhA gene encoding formaldehyde dehydrogenase, glutathione-independent, with product MSGNRGVVYLGAGKVEVQKIDYPKMQDPRGRKIEHGVILKVVSTNICGSDQHMVRGRTTAQTGLVLGHEITGEVIEKGSDVENLKIGDLVSVPFNVACGRCRSCKEQHTGVCLTVNPARAGGAYGYVDMGDWTGGQAEYVLVPYADFNLLKLPDRDKAMEKIRDLTCLSDILPTGYHGAVTAGVGPGSTVYIAGAGPVGLAAAASARLLGAAVVIIGDVNTIRLAHAKAQGFEIVDLSKDAPLHEQIAALLGEPEVDCAVDCVGFEARGHGHDGAKSEAPATVLNSLMGVVRVAGKIGIPGLYVTEDPGAVDAAAKMGSLSIRFGLGWAKSHSFHTGQTPVMKYNRQLMQAIMWDRINIAEVVGVQVISLDQAPEGYGEFDAGVPKKFVIDPHKLFSAA
- the purU gene encoding formyltetrahydrofolate deformylase translates to MSRAPDTWILTADCPSVLGTVDAVTRFLFEQGCYVTEHHSFDDRLSGRFFIRVEFRQPDGFDEQSFRAGLAERGQAFGMIFELTAPNYRPKVVIMVSKADHCLNDLLYRQRIGQLSMDVAAVVSNHPDLKPLADWHQIPYYHFPLDPNDKPSQERQVWQVIEESGAELVILARYMQVLSPELCRKLDGKAINIHHSLLPGFKGAKPYHQAYNKGVKLVGATAHYINNDLDEGPIIAQGVEAVDHSHYPEDLIAKGRDIEGLTLARAVGYHIERRVFLNANRTVVL
- a CDS encoding sarcosine oxidase subunit gamma, giving the protein MTTANVYQQRPTTGAKAESSLHHADLASLVGKGRKNAGVIVREKKLLGHLTIRGDGHDAAFAAGVHKALGIELPGALSVIVKGETSLQWMGPDEWLLIVPSGEEFAAEQNLREALGDLHIAIVNVSGGQQVLELSGPNVRQVLMKSTSYDVHPNNFPVGKAVGTVFAKSQLMIRHTAEDTWELLIRRSFSDYWWLWLQDASAEYGLSVQA
- a CDS encoding sarcosine oxidase subunit alpha, whose translation is MSQTNRLSNGGRIDRNKVLSFTFNGQSYKGFEGDSLAAALIANGVDIIGRSFKYSRPRGIFAAGAEEPNAVLQIGATEATQIPNVRATQQALYQGLVATSTNGWPSVNNDMMGILGKVGGKLMPPGFYYKTFMYPQSFWMTYEKYIRKAAGLGRSPTEVDPDTYDYMNQHCDVLIVGAGPAGLAAALAAARSGARVILADEQEEFGGSLLDSRESLDGKPAMEWVANVITELKNTPDVLLLPRATVNGYHDHNFLTIHERLTDHLGDRAPIGQVRQRIHRVRAKRVVLATGACERPLVYGNNDVPGNMLAGAVSTYVRRYGVAPGKKLVLSTNNDHAYRVALDWLDASLQVVAIADARSNPRGALVEEARAKGIRILTGSAVIEARGSKRVTAARVAAIDVKAHAVTSPGEWLDCDVVASSGGYSPVVHLASHLGGKPTWREDILGFVPGEAPQKRVCVGGINGVYGLGDSLADGFEGGVRAAAEAGFQTVEGVLPKALSRHEEPTLALFQVPHEKNTARAPKQFVDLQNDVTAAAIELATREGFESVEHVKRYTALGFGTDQGKLGNVNGLAIAARSLNVTIPQMGTTMFRPNYTPVTFGAVAGRHCGHIFEPVRHTALHAWHVKNGAEFEDVGQWKRPWYFPKNGEDLHAAVKRECKAVRDSVGLLDASTLGKIDIQGPDAREFLNRVYTNAWTKLDVGKARYGLMCKEDGMVFDDGVTACLADNHFVMTTTTGGAARVLQWLELYHQTEWPDMKVYFTSVTDHWATMTLSGPNSRKLLSAVTDIDLSNEAFPFMTWKEGLVGGVPARVFRISFTGELSYEVNVQADYAMGVLEKIVEAGKQYNLTPYGTETMHVLRAEKGFIIVGQDTDGSMTPDDLNMGWCVGRTKPFSWIGQRGMNREDCVKDQRKQLVGLKPIDPNVWLPEGAQLVFNTKQAIPMTMVGHVTSSYAHNSLGYSFAMGVVKGGLKRLGERVFAPLADGSVIEAEIVSSVFFDPKGDRQNI
- a CDS encoding sarcosine oxidase subunit delta produces the protein MLHIFCPHCGELRSEEEFHASGQAHIPRPLDPGACTDEEWGDYMFFRDNPRGLHHELWDHVAGCRQYFNVTRDTVTYEILETYKIGTKPQFTDKADTAKTATTALGEKV